One Brachyspira pilosicoli P43/6/78 genomic window carries:
- a CDS encoding RsiV family protein yields the protein MKAIFLTALCTLFIFVSCGNSNNTKQETVTDNNTAEITPLQLSENEKANNYDVVYLVSDTGEYINSEIAQNENGNFGVIYYRDINQNLNTFNVTKAGELDEGNISAVSYDNKTLEGNFPSIAYPFVAKIDGKEMTFKAPKTPVTGAKIIEYTYSNVSPESSTNGQRVFQFKTAIFALNNDSKSANIDKINLDINKDFGITDVSTFNDPTKLLTAQSLISNKMTPIYDEWVKSDYISHIENYSSQFGIDYLSEKVVSINQLVYEYTGGAHGNYATVNSVYSLENGNKLKIEDLIIDLKSADLIKLIVDKLVKIEGRDANSYFGLDEISLENNNFYLTSKGLVFTWGIYEIGPYAIGETRVLIPTEEIKPYLKDEYKTIFE from the coding sequence ATGAAAGCAATTTTTTTAACAGCATTATGTACTTTATTTATTTTTGTTTCATGCGGTAATTCAAATAATACCAAACAAGAAACAGTAACAGATAATAATACAGCAGAAATCACACCATTACAACTTAGCGAAAATGAAAAAGCTAATAATTATGATGTTGTATATTTGGTTTCTGATACAGGAGAATATATTAACTCTGAGATAGCACAAAATGAAAACGGTAATTTTGGAGTTATATATTACAGAGATATTAATCAAAACTTAAACACATTTAATGTTACAAAAGCAGGCGAGCTTGATGAAGGAAATATTTCAGCTGTTTCTTATGACAATAAAACATTAGAAGGAAATTTTCCAAGCATAGCATATCCATTTGTTGCCAAAATAGATGGTAAAGAAATGACTTTCAAAGCACCAAAAACTCCTGTAACAGGTGCTAAAATAATAGAATATACTTATTCAAATGTTTCTCCTGAATCATCAACTAATGGTCAAAGAGTTTTTCAATTCAAAACAGCAATATTTGCTCTAAACAATGACAGCAAATCTGCAAACATAGATAAAATTAATTTAGACATAAATAAAGATTTTGGCATTACTGATGTAAGCACTTTCAATGACCCAACAAAATTATTAACAGCTCAAAGTTTAATAAGCAACAAAATGACTCCTATATATGATGAATGGGTAAAATCTGATTATATATCACATATAGAAAATTATTCTTCACAATTTGGCATAGATTATTTGAGTGAAAAAGTTGTATCTATTAATCAATTAGTTTATGAATATACAGGCGGAGCACATGGAAACTATGCTACAGTAAATAGCGTGTATTCATTAGAAAATGGAAACAAGTTAAAAATAGAAGATTTAATAATAGACTTAAAAAGTGCTGACTTAATTAAATTAATAGTAGATAAACTAGTAAAAATAGAAGGCAGAGATGCTAATTCATATTTCGGATTAGATGAGATTTCATTAGAAAACAACAATTTCTATTTGACATCAAAAGGTTTAGTATTTACTTGGGGAATATATGAAATAGGACCTTATGCAATAGGTGAGACTAGGGTATTAATACCAACAGAAGAAATCAAACCTTATTTGAAAGACGAATACAAAACTATATTTGAGTAA